The sequence TGGTTGCCTCACTCAGCTTTTCTTCATCCACACTTTCTCTTCTATGGGCTCAGGGATCCTCTTATCGATGGCTTTTGACCGTTTTGTGGCCATCAGTCGCCCACTGCACTATACCACCAtcctcacacacacacgcatTGCCAAAATGGGACTGGCAACTTTCTGGAGGGGTGTTTTCCTCATGACTCCATTACCTATCCTTCTTAAGAGGCTTCCTTTCTGTAAGGGTCAGACATTATCCTACTCCTACTGCCTCCACCCGAATGTGATGAAGCTGGCCTGTGGTCCTGTCAAAATCAACATTTTCTATGGTCTGGTGCTGGTCCTTTGTTCATTTGGACTGGATTCTGTGCTCATTGGCCTTTCCTATATTCTCATTCTCAGGGCTGTGCTAGGCATTGCCTCTAGAGAGGGAAGGCTCAAGGCACTCAACACCTgtatttctcatattttcattgtCCTCATCTATTACATGCCACATCTTTCAATTACACTGATGCACCGGATTCCTCACCAAAGCTCACCACTGACGCATGCTGTCCTGGGAAATCTCTATCTCTTCATGCCCCCACTGGTTAATCCCATAGTGTATAGTCTTAAAACCAAACAAATCCGTGCTGCTATCCAGAAGATGTTCAAGGTatggaggaaaggaaatggtacATGATGGCTTTGGGTAGGAA comes from Gracilinanus agilis isolate LMUSP501 unplaced genomic scaffold, AgileGrace unplaced_scaffold262, whole genome shotgun sequence and encodes:
- the LOC123254601 gene encoding olfactory receptor 51G2-like; this encodes MLTYNSTTFQPAVFILTGLRGLVGARLWLSPLLSLMYFITFLGNCTLLYLVKIDHSLQEPQYLFLSMLAGADLGLSVSTLYSVFLVYILGINEITFDGCLTQLFFIHTFSSMGSGILLSMAFDRFVAISRPLHYTTILTHTRIAKMGLATFWRGVFLMTPLPILLKRLPFCKGQTLSYSYCLHPNVMKLACGPVKINIFYGLVLVLCSFGLDSVLIGLSYILILRAVLGIASREGRLKALNTCISHIFIVLIYYMPHLSITLMHRIPHQSSPLTHAVLGNLYLFMPPLVNPIVYSLKTKQIRAAIQKMFKVWRKGNGT